The following coding sequences are from one Anopheles bellator chromosome X, idAnoBellAS_SP24_06.2, whole genome shotgun sequence window:
- the LOC131213751 gene encoding uncharacterized protein LOC131213751 translates to MQLDVSKLKLDGVSGPLMVTRECVTTIRSFSGSHWYPVKFYVIPDLPDLPHQTIVLSDTDVPAGLSYADDNFNVAGPIDAILGAGVYFAALTPGLRRNHQGLTIQNSVFGWLVGGIVQEDVADDVRSHQCGVATAEEDPRTSIERFWQVEDASLPQAAISMKISSPDLEAFFKETTSLAPDGRYVVRIPLRGELKQLGDSYQHGVKRLLALERKLERRAQTYDDYRAFMREYVDLGHMTPVESDGAGRVIYVIPHSCVIKPESSSTKLRVVFDASAKSSTGVSLNDLQVVGPVLQPDLLRIWLDFRVQTVVATADIAKMYRQVWVSDEDTWMQCILWRERKDDPIQTYRLRTVTYGEAASSYLACRALLEAGHEARAGNPQVADAIQRGFYVDNLSLGASTPDELRALYSGVEQALLRRGMPLRKWASNDPEILRHVPQEHREAPVKIGDREAVRMLGLSWCPTDDTFQLVIHEDVIQLAEQLTKRGLIAKICKLYDPVGILQPVIITAKVMMQDLWREDLAWDDYVSPATVQEWNKFTSQLPLLRQLHIPRMASPSGPTTLRIDGFCDAYVKAYGCMVYVTFEDDQGQRSTRLLCSKSSVAPLKAMTLPRLELQAAVLLADLYVRIKDVFGSRVYETYWWSDSQVALTWIRSDNSRWDVFVENRVTKVQMATVTTDWRYVPTKLNPADIVSRGISARKLIRPDVMTFWLNGPSFVQTGCRGILEPSPSADPAVLEAVAPQAPVLLATVGPACDDLISQYKHHCSLPQTRRHFAWLGRAVNNFKARSASLRAKNPGLSATYGPMTLAAQEEGLRYILLRMQTTVHPNEVREMQMTGHITPTSRLQHLNPICVNGLIHVQGRLQNDELAEEARLPILVPKSHPFSRVMIRDIHARKQQRGSRPGYSGI, encoded by the coding sequence ATGCAGCTTGACGTGTCCAAGCTGAAGTTGGACGGAGTTTCTGGGCCACTTATGGTCACGCGTGAATGCGTTACCACCATAAGAAGCTTCAGCGGAAGTCACTGGTACCCGGTGAAATTCTACGTGATCCCGGACCTGCCCGACCTTCCTCACCAGACGATCGTCTTGAGCGATACTGACGTCCCGGCAGGGTTATCGTACGCTGACGATAACTTTAACGTTGCCGGCCCAATTGACGCAATATTGGGAGCCGGGGTATACTTTGCCGCGCTTACACCCGGTTTAAGACGAAACCATCAAGGACTCACAATCCAGAACTCTGTGTTCGGGTGGCTCGTGGGTGGTATAGTCCAAGAGGATGTGGCCGATGACGTGAGGTCACATCAATGCGGGGTGGCCACAGCGGAAGAAGACCCCAGGACGAGCATCGAGAGGTTCTGGCAGGTGGAGGACGCGTCCCTGCCTCAAGCCGCGATTTCAATGAAAATCTCCTCACCGGACCTCGAGGCCTTCTTTAAGGAAACCACGTCGTTGGCACCGGACGGCCGATACGTCGTCCGAATTCCCTTACGGGGGGAGCTGAAGCAGCTTGGCGACTCCTACCAACACGGAGTTAAGCGCTTGCTAGCTCTAGAGCGCAAGCTAGAGCGCCGCGCTCAGACGTATGACGACTACCGGGCGTTCATGCGCGAATACGTGGACCTCGGGCACATGACGCCGGTCGAATCGGACGGCGCCGGACGGGTAATCTACGTGATACCCCACTCATGCGTCATCAAGCCTGAGTCGTCGAGCACAAAGCTACGTGTAGTGTTCGACGCCAGCGCAAAGTCATCTACGGGGGTGTCGCTCAACGATCTGCAGGTCGTTGGACCAGTCTTGCAGCCGGATCTGCTGCGCATCTGGCTCGACTTTCGAGTACAAACGGTGGTGGCAACGGCCGACATCGCAAAGATGTATCGCCAGGTGTGGGTGTCGGATGAGGACACCTGGATGCAGTGCATCCTGTGGCGCGAACGCAAAGACGACCCCATCCAGACGTACCGACTGCGTACAGTAACGTACGGCGAGGCCGCTTCCTCATACTTAGCTTGCAGAGCGCTGCTAGAGGCCGGACATGAGGCGCGTGCTGGAAACCCGCAAGTCGCTGACGCAATCCAGCGAGGGTTCTACGTGGATAACCTGTCGCTGGGCGCCTCCACACCCGACGAGCTACGTGCCCTGTACTCGGGAGTGGAGCAGGCGCTACTTCGCCGCGGCATGCCGCTGCGGAAGTGGGCGTCCAACGATCCTGAGATACTGCGTCACGTACCGCAGGAGCATCGGGAGGCTCCTGTCAAGATCGGCGACCGCGAGGCTGTGCGCATGCTCGGACTGTCGTGGTGCCCAACTGATGACACGTTTCAGTTGGTCATACACGAGGACGTTATTCAGTTAGCGGAGCAATTGACGAAGCGCGGCCTCATCGCCAAGATCTGCAAGCTGTACGATCCGGTCGGGATCCTGCAGCCGGTGATCATCACTGCGAAAGTGATGATGCAAGATCTCTGGCGAGAAGATCTGGCATGGGACGACTACGTGTCACCCGCAACGGTCCAAGAGTGGAACAAGTTCACGTCGCAACTTCCACTCTTGAGACAGCTACATATCCCACGGATGGCATCGCCCAGCGGACCGACGACGCTGCGTATCGACGGCTTCTGCGATGCATACGTAAAGGCCTACGGCTGCATGGTCTACGTGACCTTCGAGGATGACCAGGGCCAACGGAGCACGCGCCTGCTGTGCTCCAAGTCCAGCGTGGCCCCACTTAAGGCAATGACGTTGCCACGACTAGAGCTGCAAGCGGCAGTTTTGCTAGCCGATCTCTACGTGCGAATCAAGGACGTCTTCGGCTCCCGTGTCTACGAAACGTATTGGTGGTCCGATTCACAGGTAGCGCTAACCTGGATACGTTCGGACAATTCTCGGTGGGACGTCTTCGTGGAGAACCGAGTCACCAAAGTCCAGATGGCTACCGTGACCACCGACTGGCGCTACGTGCCCACCAAACTTAACCCGGCCGACATCGTGTCCCGAGGCATCTCGGCACGAAAGTTGATACGGCCAGACGTCATGACGTTTTGGTTGAACGGTCCTTCATTCGTCCAAACGGGATGTCGTGGGATACTTGAGCCGAGCCCATCTGCCGATCCCGCCGTCTTGGAAGCAGTGGCCCCGCAAGCTCCAGTGCtactggccaccgtcgggccTGCTTGCGATGACCTGATCTCGCAATACAAGCACCACTGCTCATTACCACAGACACGCCGTCACTTTGCCTGGCTTGGACGCGCAGTCAACAATTTCAAGGCTAGATCGGCCTCGCTACGTGCAAAGAATCCTGGCCTTTCCGCGACATACGGTCCCATGACGCTCGCAGCCCAAGAGGAAGGGCTGCGATACATCTTGCTACGGATGCAGACGACGGTCCATCCGAATGAAGTGCGCGAGATGCAAATGACCGGACACATCACGCCAACGAGTCGCCTCCAGCATCTCAACCCGATCTGCGTAAATGGGTTGATTCACGTGCAAGGGAGGCTGCAGAACGACGAACTTGCTGAGGAGGCGCGACTACCCATCCTCGTCCCGAAGTCCCACCCGTTTTCAAGGGTGATGATCCGGGACATCCACGCGAGGAAACAACAACGCGGGAGTCGCCCTGGTTATAGCGGAATTTAG